The Humulus lupulus chromosome 4, drHumLupu1.1, whole genome shotgun sequence genome has a window encoding:
- the LOC133832429 gene encoding uncharacterized protein LOC133832429, with translation MQTQVILQSTEASLKNLESTMGQIVTSLNKLEVENIGELPTELEINPIENDGTLTLQSVPQLDMPPHPEITFDPIPTQEVNNSTPKASSPSEIETFTSVGPSSQNMLHKPTIRSYVPIPPFLNRLTKFKNEEENKVILKINISLHTTFKKVPPYAKIPKELSPNKRKLKGDKKISVGENVSVILQRKLLPKCQDLEMFINPYTISKSRFDHCMIDLGAPIDVMSYSIFASLNLGLLKETSVIIRLANCANAYPLRVVEDVLVQVQFGRPFLLITTTKMDVKVWVLTIEFDGEVIQFDKFNSIDKYKRKKVMLNDPP, from the coding sequence ATGCAGACCCAAGTTATTCTTCAGAGTACAGAAGCGTCCCTCAAGAATTTGGAGAGTACTATGGGACAAATTGTTACATCATTGAATAAACTTGAGGTTGAGAATATTGGAGAATTACCCACAGAATTAGAGATTAATCCAATAGAGAATGATGGTACCCTAACTCTTCAAAGTGTTCCACAACTTGACATGCCACCTCATCCAGAGATAACATTTGATCCAATTCCAACTCAAGAAGTCAACAATTCAACCCCAAAAGCATCTTCTCCATCGGAGATCGAAACTTTCACGTCAGTTGGTCCATCATCACAGAACATGCTACACAAACCAACTATCAGATCCTATGTCCCTATTCCTCCTTTTCTGAACAGATTGACAAAATTTAAGAATGAGGAGGAAAATAAGGTGAtccttaaaatcaatatttcacTCCATACAACTTTTAAGAAAGTACCACCATATGCTAAGATTCCTAAGGAGTTGTCCCCAAATAAAAGGAAGTTGAAAGgtgataaaaagataagtgtgggggagaatgtttctGTTATTCTCCAAAGGAAGTTGCTACCCAAGTGTCAAGACCTTGAAATGTTTATAAATCCATACACTATCAGTAAAAGTAGGTTTGATCATTGTATGATAGATTTAGGAGCACCTATTGATGTTATGTCTTATTCTATTTTTGCTTCTTTAAATCTAGGGTTATTAAAAGAAACTAGTGTTATTATTCGATTGGCTAATTGCGCTAATGCTTATCCCTTAAgggtagttgaagatgttttGGTGCAGGTTCAATTTGGTAGGCCATTCCTACTGATTACAACTACAAAGATGGATGTCAAAGTATGGGTACTTACAATAgaatttgatggtgaagttataCAGTTTGATAAGTTTAATTCTATTGATAAATACAAGAGGAAGAAGGTTATGTTAAATGACCCACCATAA